In Flavobacteriales bacterium, the genomic stretch TGTACAATGGTATCAAGAATAGAAAGACAGCATGAACCTAGCATATGCTCTTATACACATCGAGATGAACGCTTTGGTATATCTTCGACCGCTCACACTATCCTATGTCAACAAGCACATCATTGGCTATTCATGGAGGAGCAGGTACCCTACTTCGCTCAGAGATGGATGCTGAAAAGGAACGCGTCTATCTGCAGGCACTAGAAACAGCACTCACCTGTGGGAACACCATTCTCGAAAAGGGAGGAAGCGCATTAGAGGCAGTCGAGGCCTCGGTGAGCAGTATGGAGGATAGCCCCTTATTCAATGCAGGAAAAGGTTCTGTCTTCACTGCCGAAGGGGACCATGAGATGGATGCCTCCGTCATGGAGGGTAGAGAACGCATGGCAGGAGCTGTAGCAGGTATTCGCGGCATCAAGAATCCCATCCAACTCGCCCGTCAGGTCATGGAGCAAAGTGAACATGTGATGCTTTGTGGAAGCGGTGCTGAAGATTTCGCCAAGAGCATAGGCATGGAGTTCTTACCGAAAGACTATTTCCATGACGATTTCAGATTCGCCCAGTGGCGTTCGGTGCAAGGGACGGACAGAGTTGCGCTGGATCATGACCTGGACCCCGATCGTAAATACGGCACTGTAGGAGCGGTGGCTAAAGATGTCCATGGAAACTTGGCTGCAGCCACCTCGACCGGTGGAATGACCAACAAACGATATGGGCGTGTAGGTGATAGCCCGATCATTGGCGCTGGAACCTATGCGGATAATCGGACCTGTGCAGTATCCTGCACCGGGAGTGGTGAGTTCTTCATCCGGGAGGTGACGGCCTTCTGCGTGTCAGCACTGATGGAATTCAAAGGCCTGGATTTGAACGAGGCCTGTAAGCATGTGGTACATGATCGATTGAAGGAAATCGGTGGTGATGGTGGCCTGATCGCTGTGGACGCTGAGGGTGCGATAAGTATGCCCTTCAACACCCCGGGTATGTACAGGGCATCGATCCGCTCAGGAGAAGAGATGTACTTGGGAATTTTCAGCTGAAAGGCCTCTTCTAGGATCTCAGATATACTCTGCATTCAGAGGCAGAACCTCTACCGTATGCTCATCGATGAAGAATCGATCACCGTTGGCCAAGAAATGGGTCGTCAGTCCGGTCATCGACATAAGGTCTCCTTCTTCTAAGATCGCGTGGTTATTATGCTGGATGGTACGTGGATCCATGACGATCACCATCCCAGAACCGATGACCCTGAACTCCCTGCCTTCACGTATGACCACACCGCTATCCTCGGCCAGTCCGATGCCCAAACATTGAGGATGGCGGGCAACCGCCTCGGCCAGTCGACCGAATCGGCCTCTACGAACGAAGTGGGTATCGATGATCAATTCCGGGATCAGGCCGAATCCTTTTCGCATACGCACAGCCCCTTTGACAAAGGCTTCAGAGGCACTACCTCCGGCAATCATCTCCTGTGACATGGCCATTGCTCCAGCGCTTGTACCAGCAATCACCAAAGAGTCTTTTGCATATCTTCTTCTCAGGAGCTTCGAGAGGCTGGTCCTACCCATCCGTTTGGGCAGTTTCGATTGATTCCCACCGGAAAAGAATATCACATGGGCCGCTGAGAAATCTGCCAGCACTTCTTCATCTTCACATTGGGATTTGTCAGTGATATGCCAATGCTTCACATCGCGGCAACCCAGTAACTCGAATCCGAACTTGTATTGTGCAAAGACCTCATCCGGTATACTACTGGCCGAAGTCACCACAACAACCCTCGAGTCTACACCGTTGGCCTGACTCAACACGTGTTTCAAAACACCTTTCTCTTTGAAGGGTAGCCGAGGATTCTCCTCATCACCACGATCCTCTGATCCTCCAATAGGGATTAAAACGCCCTCTTTACCTGTCATATCCTGCATTCCAAGTGCTTCTACAATCTACGAAAATGCCCAATCCCCGTCCCATGACAACGCGGATTTTCGTTAATTACAAGACAATTTTCAAACAGCCGAAATGAAAATACGACAGATCAATGCGATGCGGGGACCGAATTACTGGTCGGTGAACAGGGACAAACTGATCGTGATGGTCCTGGATCTGGAGGATATGGAACAACGACCTACCAACTCCATCCCCGGTTTTCTGGACCGTTTACGCGAGATGTTCCCCACCATGTATGAGCATCGCTGTTCTGTCGGAACGGCCGGTGGCTTTTTTCAGCGGGTGGAAGAGGGCACATGGATGGGACATGTGATCGAGCATATCGCATTGGAGATCCAGACCTTGGCAGGAATGGACACGGGATTCGGCCGGACCCGTACCTATGGTGAAGAAGGCGTCTATTTCGTAGTCTTCAGTTATACCGAGGAGAAAGTAGGACGCTATGCAGCCCGATCTGCTGTAAGGATCGCTGAAGCACTCATTGATGCCAAGGACTACGACCTGGAATCCGATATCCAAGAGATGCGGGAGATCAGGGAACGGG encodes the following:
- a CDS encoding isoaspartyl peptidase/L-asparaginase, translating into MSTSTSLAIHGGAGTLLRSEMDAEKERVYLQALETALTCGNTILEKGGSALEAVEASVSSMEDSPLFNAGKGSVFTAEGDHEMDASVMEGRERMAGAVAGIRGIKNPIQLARQVMEQSEHVMLCGSGAEDFAKSIGMEFLPKDYFHDDFRFAQWRSVQGTDRVALDHDLDPDRKYGTVGAVAKDVHGNLAAATSTGGMTNKRYGRVGDSPIIGAGTYADNRTCAVSCTGSGEFFIREVTAFCVSALMEFKGLDLNEACKHVVHDRLKEIGGDGGLIAVDAEGAISMPFNTPGMYRASIRSGEEMYLGIFS
- a CDS encoding cyanophycinase; protein product: MTGKEGVLIPIGGSEDRGDEENPRLPFKEKGVLKHVLSQANGVDSRVVVVTSASSIPDEVFAQYKFGFELLGCRDVKHWHITDKSQCEDEEVLADFSAAHVIFFSGGNQSKLPKRMGRTSLSKLLRRRYAKDSLVIAGTSAGAMAMSQEMIAGGSASEAFVKGAVRMRKGFGLIPELIIDTHFVRRGRFGRLAEAVARHPQCLGIGLAEDSGVVIREGREFRVIGSGMVIVMDPRTIQHNNHAILEEGDLMSMTGLTTHFLANGDRFFIDEHTVEVLPLNAEYI